The Flavobacterium sp. 20NA77.7 genome includes the window TTTGTTACGTAAAAATAATTTTTCAAACCGCTAATCATGCAAAACCAAGTTTATTTATATACAGATGGCGCCGCAAAGGGAAATCCTGGGCCTGGAGGATATGGAGTTTTGTTAGAGCTAGCAGGTTCGTCTTATAAAAAAGAGTATTATGAAGGATTTAGACGCACCACAAATAACAGAATGGAATTGTTAGCCGTAATCGTTGGTTTAGAAAAATTAAGAAAACCTAATACACAGGTTTTGGTTGTTTCTGATTCTAAATATGTAGTTGATGCGGTAGAAAAAGGATGGGTTTTTTCCTGGGAAAAAAAATATTTTTCGGGGAAAAAGAACTCTGATTTATGGATGCGTTTTCTTAAGGTGTATCGCAAACATCAAGTTAAATTTCAATGGATTAAAGGGCACAACAATCACCCTCAAAATGAGCGTTGCGACCAGCTTGCCGTCATGGCTTCTCAACAAGAAAAATTAGCGGTAGACGCATTTTATGAAAGAGAAGAAGAAAAATTGCTATAACTAATTTTCTTCATTTGCAATCTTCCTAATTTTGTTCATACCTTTGCCTCGATGCAAAAAACAGTAAACATACTTAATAAGCGTGCTAAATTTGATTACGAAATTCTCGAAACCTATTCGGCTGGAATTGTATTAACAGGCACCGAAATTAAATCTATTCGTTTAGGAAAAGCCGGAATTGCAGAGAGTTTTTGTGAATTTCATGGAACAGAATTGTTTGTGATTAATTCCCATATAGAAGAATATGCTTTTGGCACACATTATAATCACAAAACTAAAAGTGAACGCAAATTACTTTTAAACAAAAAAGAACTTAAAAGTTTAAACAAAAGCATTCAAAATAAAGGTTTAGCAATTATACCCTTGCGTTTGTTTACTAATGATAAAGGCTTGGCAAAATTAGATATTGCGCTTTGTAAAGGAAAGAAAAACTACGATAAAAGAGAATCTCTAAAAGAGCAAGACACAAAAAGAGATCTTGACAGAATTAAGAAAGAATATAAAAAATAAAACAGCGTTCTTTTTAACTTCCTTATAAATCCATTTTGAACTTTACTGCCTAAAATGTATCTTTGTCGCTTATTTCAAATTAAACTAAATGAGCAAATTATTAATTGTTGGAACAGTAGCTTTTGATGCTATTGAAACACCTTTTGGAAAAACAGATAAAATTTTAGGAGGCGCAGGAACATTTATAGGGCTTTCTGCCTCATTTTTTAATGTAGATTCGGCGATTGTATCTGTGGTAGGAGAAGATTTTCCACAAGAATATTTAGATTTATTACAACAAAAAAACATCAATATAGAAGGAATAGAAGTGGTTAAAGGCGGAAAAACGTTTTTTTGGAGCGGACGCTACCACAATGACATGAATTCTCGTGATACACTAGCTACTGAGTTAAATGTGCTGGCAGATTTTAATCCTGTTGTTCCACAAGCTTACAAAGATGCTGAAATAGTTATGTTGGGCAATTTACATCCTTTGGTACAATCTAGCGTTTTGAATCAAATGACGCAAAAACCAAAGTTAGTGGTATTAGACACGATGAATTTTTGGATGGATTGTGCATTACCCGAATTACTTGACGTGATGAAACGTGTAGATGTAATTACAATTAATGATGAAGAAGCACGACAATTATCGGGCGAATATTCATTAGTAAAAGCAGCAGCTAAAATTCATACTATGGGACCTAAATATGTTGTGATTAAAAAAGGAGAACACGGTGCATTATTGTTCCATAACAAAGAAGTGTTTTTTGCACCAGCGTTACCGTTAGAAGAAGTTTTTGATCCAACAGGAGCGGGAGATACTTTTGCAGGTGGTTTTTCGGGCTACATTGCTCAAACTGGCGATACGTCTTTTTCAAACATGAAAAACGCAATTATTTATGGATCTAATTTAGCATCTTTTTGTGTAGAAAAATTTGGAACACAAAGAATGGAGCAATTGCAAAAAGAAGAAGTGTTGAGTAGATTACAACAATTTAAATCATTAACACAATTCGAAATAGAATTAGAATAGAAAAATATGCCTCGATTTTTCGGGGCTTTTTTTATACCTTTACACAAAGAAATAACTACAGCAACTAAACCAAATTTGACCCAAATTCAAATTAAACACAACAACAATGAGCGACGCTATTAAACACGAATGTGGAATTGCTTTACTTCGACTACTTAAACCATTAGAGTATTACAAACAAAAATATGGTACTGCTTTTTATGGCATACAAAAAATGTATCTCCTCATGGAGAAACAACATAATAGAGGTCAAGATGGAGCAGGTTTTGCAAGTATAAAACTTGATGTAGAACCAGGAGAACGATACATAAGTCGCATTCGTTCTAATCAGTCTCAACCTATTCAAGATGTTTTTGACCAAATTAACCAACGCATCAACGAGGAATTAGTAAATAATCCTACGTATCAAGATAATGTAGCGTTACAAAAAGCAAATATACCTTATGTTGGGGAGCTTTTTTTAGGGCATGTGAGATACGGAACTTTTGGTAAAAATAGTATTGAAAGTGTACACCCATTTTTACGTCAAAATAATTGGATGCATAGAAACTTAATTGTGGCTGGAAATTTCAACATGACAAATGTTAAAGAACTATTTCAAGATTTAGTTGAGGTTGGACAACATCCTAAAGAAATGGCAGATACAGTTACTGTTATGGAAAAAATAGGTCATTTTTTAGATGATGAGGTAACCAATTTATATCTAGATTGTAAAAACGAAGGTCTTACAAAACAAGAGGCTTCTCCAGTAATAGCCGAACGATTAAATATTGCTCGAATACTTAAAAGAGCTTCTAAAAACTGGGATGGCGGTTATGCAATGGCTGGGTTACTAGGTCATGGAGATGCTTTTGTGGTAAGAGATCCGGCAGGTATAAGACCAGCATACTATTATCATGATGACGAAATTGTTGTTGTGGCTTCGGAGCGACCAGTTATTCAAACGGTCTTTAATGTACCTTTTGAAAAAGTGGAAGAATTAGAAGCAGGTGATGCTATTATTGTTAAGAAAAACGGAACGGTTTCTTTTGAAACAATTAGAGAATCGGGAGTAAAAAAAGCGTGTTCATTTGAACGTATTTATTTTTCTAGAGGAAGCGATGCTGAAATTTATCAAGAACGAAAATTGTTAGGTAAATATGTTTTTCCAAATGTGTTAAAAGAAATAAATAACGACATTTTAAATTCGGTGTTTTCGTATATACCAAACACAGCCGAAACTTCTTTTTACGGTATGGCCGAAGCAGCTCAAAAATTTCTAGATGAGCAAAAAGTAAAAACTATTATTGAGAGAAGAAACACATTAGACGAAGCAGGATTAAATGCTATTTTAGGTGAAAAAGTACGCACAGAGAAAATTGCCATTAAGGATGTAAAATTGCGAACATTTATAACTGAAGATAGTAGTAGAGATGATTTAGTTTCACATGTTTATGATGTAACGTATGGTGTAGTAAAACCAACAGATAATTTAGTTATTATAGATGATAGTATTGTTAGAGGCACTACATTAAAGAAAAGTATTATTAAAATTTTAGATCGTTTAAACCCTAAAAAAATAGTAATTGTTTCTTCGGCACCTCAAATTAGATATCCAGATTGTTATGGTATTGATATGAGTACATTAGAAGGTTTTATAGCTTTTAGAGCTACATTAGAACTTTTAAAAGACACAAATCAATATCATATTGTAGATGAAGTGTATCAAAAAGCAAAGGCACAACAAGGCCTAAAAGACACCGAAATTGTAAATTATGTAAAAGAAATTTATGCCCCATTTACAGACGAACAAATTTCAGATAAAATGGCAGAAATGCTTACATCACAAGATATAAAAGCAAAAATTAAAATTATTTTTCAAAAGGTTGAAGATTTGCATAAAGCGTGTCCAAAAAACCTAGGAGATTGGTATTTTACAGGAGATTATCCTACATCAGGCGGAAATAGAGTGGTAAACACTGCCTTTATTAATTTTTATGAAGGAAATGATGCTAGAGCGTATTAAAAAAGGAATAAAACAGCGTAATTTTAATTAAAAACATGCAGTTTAACGATTTTTTAAGTAGTACAACAATTTTTTGTACAAGCAATCTAAAAATAGTTATACTTTAGTACTACCAGAAAATTAGTAGGTTAAGTTTTATGGTAGATTTGGGGCAAAAGGGTGAAACTAAGGTTTCACCTTTTTATTTTTAAAT containing:
- the rnhA gene encoding ribonuclease HI, with the translated sequence MQNQVYLYTDGAAKGNPGPGGYGVLLELAGSSYKKEYYEGFRRTTNNRMELLAVIVGLEKLRKPNTQVLVVSDSKYVVDAVEKGWVFSWEKKYFSGKKNSDLWMRFLKVYRKHQVKFQWIKGHNNHPQNERCDQLAVMASQQEKLAVDAFYEREEEKLL
- a CDS encoding amidophosphoribosyltransferase — its product is MSDAIKHECGIALLRLLKPLEYYKQKYGTAFYGIQKMYLLMEKQHNRGQDGAGFASIKLDVEPGERYISRIRSNQSQPIQDVFDQINQRINEELVNNPTYQDNVALQKANIPYVGELFLGHVRYGTFGKNSIESVHPFLRQNNWMHRNLIVAGNFNMTNVKELFQDLVEVGQHPKEMADTVTVMEKIGHFLDDEVTNLYLDCKNEGLTKQEASPVIAERLNIARILKRASKNWDGGYAMAGLLGHGDAFVVRDPAGIRPAYYYHDDEIVVVASERPVIQTVFNVPFEKVEELEAGDAIIVKKNGTVSFETIRESGVKKACSFERIYFSRGSDAEIYQERKLLGKYVFPNVLKEINNDILNSVFSYIPNTAETSFYGMAEAAQKFLDEQKVKTIIERRNTLDEAGLNAILGEKVRTEKIAIKDVKLRTFITEDSSRDDLVSHVYDVTYGVVKPTDNLVIIDDSIVRGTTLKKSIIKILDRLNPKKIVIVSSAPQIRYPDCYGIDMSTLEGFIAFRATLELLKDTNQYHIVDEVYQKAKAQQGLKDTEIVNYVKEIYAPFTDEQISDKMAEMLTSQDIKAKIKIIFQKVEDLHKACPKNLGDWYFTGDYPTSGGNRVVNTAFINFYEGNDARAY
- a CDS encoding PfkB family carbohydrate kinase gives rise to the protein MSKLLIVGTVAFDAIETPFGKTDKILGGAGTFIGLSASFFNVDSAIVSVVGEDFPQEYLDLLQQKNINIEGIEVVKGGKTFFWSGRYHNDMNSRDTLATELNVLADFNPVVPQAYKDAEIVMLGNLHPLVQSSVLNQMTQKPKLVVLDTMNFWMDCALPELLDVMKRVDVITINDEEARQLSGEYSLVKAAAKIHTMGPKYVVIKKGEHGALLFHNKEVFFAPALPLEEVFDPTGAGDTFAGGFSGYIAQTGDTSFSNMKNAIIYGSNLASFCVEKFGTQRMEQLQKEEVLSRLQQFKSLTQFEIELE
- the smpB gene encoding SsrA-binding protein SmpB, which encodes MQKTVNILNKRAKFDYEILETYSAGIVLTGTEIKSIRLGKAGIAESFCEFHGTELFVINSHIEEYAFGTHYNHKTKSERKLLLNKKELKSLNKSIQNKGLAIIPLRLFTNDKGLAKLDIALCKGKKNYDKRESLKEQDTKRDLDRIKKEYKK